The following are encoded in a window of Labrus bergylta chromosome 16, fLabBer1.1, whole genome shotgun sequence genomic DNA:
- the zgc:171844 gene encoding bMERB domain-containing protein 1 has protein sequence MEAERKSSQLCCSSERTQVHGEMETSAEDVVSMADSTITIEDIEGELGKIVRIRDILVRRESELRYMMDDIQLCKEITRLKTELQKQISIPDGEKSREDREREDELLQQINKLVETRDFLVDDVEFERLREREEDREMAAFLDSKFPKTLPGKGAVRDQIVASKSQQTSAPLITKTGLTVMRDCCGLTCSVM, from the exons atggaagcagagagaaaatccTCTCAGCTGTGCTGCTCCTCTGAGAGAACACAGGTGCACGGAGAGATGGAGACATCAG CGGAGGACGTCGTTTCGATGGCCGACTCCACGATCACCATCGAAGACATCGAGGGAGAGCTGGGCAAAATCGTACGGATACGAGACATCCTGGTACGGAGAGAGTCAGAGCTCAGATACAT gATGGACGACATCCAGCTCTGCAAGGAAATCACCAGACTGAAGAcggagctgcagaaacaaatcTCCATTCCAG ACGGAGAGAAGTCGAGGGAGGACAGGGAGCGAGAGGacgagctgctgcagcagatcAACAAGCTGGTGGAGACCAGAGACTTCCTGGTGGACGACGTGGAGTTTGAACGTCTGAG ggaaagagaggaggacagagaaatGGCCGCCTTCTTAGACTCCAAGTTCCCAAAGACGTTACCTGGAAAAG gCGCCGTCAGAGATCAAATTGTGGCGTCCAAATCTCAGCAGACATCGGCGCCGTTGATCACAAAAACTGGACTGACAGTGATGAGAGACTGCTGTGGACTCACCTGCTCCGTCatgtga
- the tom1 gene encoding target of Myb protein 1 isoform X2, translating into MDFLLGNPFSTPVGQRIESATGSSLPSDDWALNMEICDLINSAEEGPRDAIRALKKRIVGNKNFKEVMLALTVLETCVKNCGYRFHILVTTRDFVEGVLVRSIIPRNNPPLVLHDRVLSIIQAWADAFRSSPDLTGVVSVYEDLRRKGLEFPMTELDGYTPVQAQKPTVSANGPVVTTLPAGLLSSKPPIISPATSELKLALEGSHAFTPSQVKTLKAELGVVRTNLTMMSDMMSQLDPVTVKQADMELLELYAVCKEMQERIVKIVPRLSEEKLIEELLATNDEMNTTFTRYQRFEKRITNGQDTAQKSHNYVNLLDEDLTGESGVASMSNNSSLSHSKSDSLSSQMARLCTSESDDTLSQKMNIPTQQRLSEQSEAAVDGLAQAQNIRLQNPGKDGSPASTCSSSPKLDWMIKRGMIPINQSNVMDDIEQWLELDDEFDDFEDSDGVTSEEFDKFLAGRAKAAERLPSLSAASQENDHSES; encoded by the exons ATGGACTTCTTACTGGGGAATCCGTTCAGCACGCCGGTGGGACAGCGCATCG AGAGTGCGACCGGCTCCAGCCTGCCGTCAGATGACTGGGCCCTCAACATGGAAATCTGTGACTTGATCAACAGCGCAGaggaagg GCCCAGAGACGCCATCAGAGCCTTAAAGAAAAGGATTGTGGGAAACAAGAACTTCAAGGAGGTCATGCTGGCGCTCACT GTTCTCGAGACCTGTGTGAAAAACTGCGGCTACAGGTTTCACATCCTGGTGACCACACGGGATTTTGTAGAAGGAGTTCTGGTGCGGTCGATCATCCCGAGAAACAACCCTCCTTTAGTCCTCCACGACCGAGTGCTCAGCATCATACAG GCGTGGGCCGATGCATTCCGCAGCTCACCTGACCTGACGGGTGTGGTGTCCGTGTATGAAGACCTGCGGAGGAAAGGACTGGAGTTCCCCATGACAGAACTGGACGGTTACACACCGGTCCAAGCCCAAAAGCCA ACTGTGTCTGCAAACGGGCCTGTTGTAACTACTCTACCTGCTGGGCTCCTGTCCTCCAAACCTCCAATCATCTCACCAGCAACTTCTGAGCTCAAACTGGCCTTAGAGGGATCCCATGCCTTCACTCCCAGCCAG GTTAAAACCCTGAAAGCAGAGCTGGGAGTGGTTCGAACCAACCTGACCATGATGTCAGACATGATGAGTCAGCTGGATCCGGTTACAGTAAAACAAGCAGACATGGAGCTGCTGGAg TTATACGCAGTTTGTAAGGAAATGCAGGAGAGGATAGTGAAGATCGTCCCCAGACTCAGCGAGGAGAAGCTGATTGAAGAGCTGCTGGCGACTAACGATGAGATGAACACCACCTTTACCCGCTACCAAAG GTTTGAGAAAAGAATAACAAACGGTCAAGACACAGCACAGAAG aGCCACAACTACGTCAACCTGTTAGATGAGGATTTGACAGGCGAGTCCGGTGTTGCATCGATGTCCAACAACAGCTCGCTCAGCCACTCGAAATCGGACAGTTTGTCCAGTCAGATGGCGAGACTTT GTACAAGTGAATCCGATGACACTTTATCTCAGAAGATGAACATACCAACCCAACAACGACTAAG CGAGCAGAGTGAAGCGGCAGTGGACGGCCTGGCTCAGGCTCAGAACATCAGACTACAAAACCCTGGAAAG GATGGCAGCCCAGCCTCCACCTGCAGCTCCTCACCAAAGTTAGATTGGATGATTAAAAGGGGAatg ATTCCTATCAACCAGTCCAACGTTATGGATGATATTGAGCAATGGCTCGAGCTGGACGATGAG TTTGACGACTTTGAAGATTCAGACGGTGTGACCAGTGAAG agtTCGACAAGTTCTTGGCAGGAAGAGCCAAAGCAGCTGAACGCCTGCCGTCGCTGAGCGCCGCCTCGCAGGAAAACGACCACTCCGAGTCTTAA
- the tom1 gene encoding target of Myb protein 1 isoform X4, with protein sequence MDFLLGNPFSTPVGQRIESATGSSLPSDDWALNMEICDLINSAEEGPRDAIRALKKRIVGNKNFKEVMLALTVLETCVKNCGYRFHILVTTRDFVEGVLVRSIIPRNNPPLVLHDRVLSIIQAWADAFRSSPDLTGVVSVYEDLRRKGLEFPMTELDGYTPVQAQKPVKTLKAELGVVRTNLTMMSDMMSQLDPVTVKQADMELLEQLYAVCKEMQERIVKIVPRLSEEKLIEELLATNDEMNTTFTRYQRFEKRITNGQDTAQKSHNYVNLLDEDLTGESGVASMSNNSSLSHSKSDSLSSQMARLCTSESDDTLSQKMNIPTQQRLSEQSEAAVDGLAQAQNIRLQNPGKDGSPASTCSSSPKLDWMIKRGMIPINQSNVMDDIEQWLELDDEFDDFEDSDGVTSEEFDKFLAGRAKAAERLPSLSAASQENDHSES encoded by the exons ATGGACTTCTTACTGGGGAATCCGTTCAGCACGCCGGTGGGACAGCGCATCG AGAGTGCGACCGGCTCCAGCCTGCCGTCAGATGACTGGGCCCTCAACATGGAAATCTGTGACTTGATCAACAGCGCAGaggaagg GCCCAGAGACGCCATCAGAGCCTTAAAGAAAAGGATTGTGGGAAACAAGAACTTCAAGGAGGTCATGCTGGCGCTCACT GTTCTCGAGACCTGTGTGAAAAACTGCGGCTACAGGTTTCACATCCTGGTGACCACACGGGATTTTGTAGAAGGAGTTCTGGTGCGGTCGATCATCCCGAGAAACAACCCTCCTTTAGTCCTCCACGACCGAGTGCTCAGCATCATACAG GCGTGGGCCGATGCATTCCGCAGCTCACCTGACCTGACGGGTGTGGTGTCCGTGTATGAAGACCTGCGGAGGAAAGGACTGGAGTTCCCCATGACAGAACTGGACGGTTACACACCGGTCCAAGCCCAAAAGCCA GTTAAAACCCTGAAAGCAGAGCTGGGAGTGGTTCGAACCAACCTGACCATGATGTCAGACATGATGAGTCAGCTGGATCCGGTTACAGTAAAACAAGCAGACATGGAGCTGCTGGAg CAGTTATACGCAGTTTGTAAGGAAATGCAGGAGAGGATAGTGAAGATCGTCCCCAGACTCAGCGAGGAGAAGCTGATTGAAGAGCTGCTGGCGACTAACGATGAGATGAACACCACCTTTACCCGCTACCAAAG GTTTGAGAAAAGAATAACAAACGGTCAAGACACAGCACAGAAG aGCCACAACTACGTCAACCTGTTAGATGAGGATTTGACAGGCGAGTCCGGTGTTGCATCGATGTCCAACAACAGCTCGCTCAGCCACTCGAAATCGGACAGTTTGTCCAGTCAGATGGCGAGACTTT GTACAAGTGAATCCGATGACACTTTATCTCAGAAGATGAACATACCAACCCAACAACGACTAAG CGAGCAGAGTGAAGCGGCAGTGGACGGCCTGGCTCAGGCTCAGAACATCAGACTACAAAACCCTGGAAAG GATGGCAGCCCAGCCTCCACCTGCAGCTCCTCACCAAAGTTAGATTGGATGATTAAAAGGGGAatg ATTCCTATCAACCAGTCCAACGTTATGGATGATATTGAGCAATGGCTCGAGCTGGACGATGAG TTTGACGACTTTGAAGATTCAGACGGTGTGACCAGTGAAG agtTCGACAAGTTCTTGGCAGGAAGAGCCAAAGCAGCTGAACGCCTGCCGTCGCTGAGCGCCGCCTCGCAGGAAAACGACCACTCCGAGTCTTAA
- the tom1 gene encoding target of Myb protein 1 isoform X3 has protein sequence MDFLLGNPFSTPVGQRIESATGSSLPSDDWALNMEICDLINSAEEGPRDAIRALKKRIVGNKNFKEVMLALTVLETCVKNCGYRFHILVTTRDFVEGVLVRSIIPRNNPPLVLHDRVLSIIQAWADAFRSSPDLTGVVSVYEDLRRKGLEFPMTELDGYTPVQAQKPTVSANGPVVTTLPAGLLSSKPPIISPATSELKLALEGSHAFTPSQVKTLKAELGVVRTNLTMMSDMMSQLDPVTVKQADMELLEQLYAVCKEMQERIVKIVPRLSEEKLIEELLATNDEMNTTFTRYQRFEKRITNGQDTAQKSHNYVNLLDEDLTGESGVASMSNNSSLSHSKSDSLSSQMARLCTSESDDTLSQKMNIPTQQRLSEQSEAAVDGLAQAQNIRLQNPGKIPINQSNVMDDIEQWLELDDEFDDFEDSDGVTSEEFDKFLAGRAKAAERLPSLSAASQENDHSES, from the exons ATGGACTTCTTACTGGGGAATCCGTTCAGCACGCCGGTGGGACAGCGCATCG AGAGTGCGACCGGCTCCAGCCTGCCGTCAGATGACTGGGCCCTCAACATGGAAATCTGTGACTTGATCAACAGCGCAGaggaagg GCCCAGAGACGCCATCAGAGCCTTAAAGAAAAGGATTGTGGGAAACAAGAACTTCAAGGAGGTCATGCTGGCGCTCACT GTTCTCGAGACCTGTGTGAAAAACTGCGGCTACAGGTTTCACATCCTGGTGACCACACGGGATTTTGTAGAAGGAGTTCTGGTGCGGTCGATCATCCCGAGAAACAACCCTCCTTTAGTCCTCCACGACCGAGTGCTCAGCATCATACAG GCGTGGGCCGATGCATTCCGCAGCTCACCTGACCTGACGGGTGTGGTGTCCGTGTATGAAGACCTGCGGAGGAAAGGACTGGAGTTCCCCATGACAGAACTGGACGGTTACACACCGGTCCAAGCCCAAAAGCCA ACTGTGTCTGCAAACGGGCCTGTTGTAACTACTCTACCTGCTGGGCTCCTGTCCTCCAAACCTCCAATCATCTCACCAGCAACTTCTGAGCTCAAACTGGCCTTAGAGGGATCCCATGCCTTCACTCCCAGCCAG GTTAAAACCCTGAAAGCAGAGCTGGGAGTGGTTCGAACCAACCTGACCATGATGTCAGACATGATGAGTCAGCTGGATCCGGTTACAGTAAAACAAGCAGACATGGAGCTGCTGGAg CAGTTATACGCAGTTTGTAAGGAAATGCAGGAGAGGATAGTGAAGATCGTCCCCAGACTCAGCGAGGAGAAGCTGATTGAAGAGCTGCTGGCGACTAACGATGAGATGAACACCACCTTTACCCGCTACCAAAG GTTTGAGAAAAGAATAACAAACGGTCAAGACACAGCACAGAAG aGCCACAACTACGTCAACCTGTTAGATGAGGATTTGACAGGCGAGTCCGGTGTTGCATCGATGTCCAACAACAGCTCGCTCAGCCACTCGAAATCGGACAGTTTGTCCAGTCAGATGGCGAGACTTT GTACAAGTGAATCCGATGACACTTTATCTCAGAAGATGAACATACCAACCCAACAACGACTAAG CGAGCAGAGTGAAGCGGCAGTGGACGGCCTGGCTCAGGCTCAGAACATCAGACTACAAAACCCTGGAAAG ATTCCTATCAACCAGTCCAACGTTATGGATGATATTGAGCAATGGCTCGAGCTGGACGATGAG TTTGACGACTTTGAAGATTCAGACGGTGTGACCAGTGAAG agtTCGACAAGTTCTTGGCAGGAAGAGCCAAAGCAGCTGAACGCCTGCCGTCGCTGAGCGCCGCCTCGCAGGAAAACGACCACTCCGAGTCTTAA
- the tom1 gene encoding target of Myb protein 1 isoform X5 — MDFLLGNPFSTPVGQRIESATGSSLPSDDWALNMEICDLINSAEEGPRDAIRALKKRIVGNKNFKEVMLALTVLETCVKNCGYRFHILVTTRDFVEGVLVRSIIPRNNPPLVLHDRVLSIIQAWADAFRSSPDLTGVVSVYEDLRRKGLEFPMTELDGYTPVQAQKPVKTLKAELGVVRTNLTMMSDMMSQLDPVTVKQADMELLELYAVCKEMQERIVKIVPRLSEEKLIEELLATNDEMNTTFTRYQRFEKRITNGQDTAQKSHNYVNLLDEDLTGESGVASMSNNSSLSHSKSDSLSSQMARLCTSESDDTLSQKMNIPTQQRLSEQSEAAVDGLAQAQNIRLQNPGKDGSPASTCSSSPKLDWMIKRGMIPINQSNVMDDIEQWLELDDEFDDFEDSDGVTSEEFDKFLAGRAKAAERLPSLSAASQENDHSES; from the exons ATGGACTTCTTACTGGGGAATCCGTTCAGCACGCCGGTGGGACAGCGCATCG AGAGTGCGACCGGCTCCAGCCTGCCGTCAGATGACTGGGCCCTCAACATGGAAATCTGTGACTTGATCAACAGCGCAGaggaagg GCCCAGAGACGCCATCAGAGCCTTAAAGAAAAGGATTGTGGGAAACAAGAACTTCAAGGAGGTCATGCTGGCGCTCACT GTTCTCGAGACCTGTGTGAAAAACTGCGGCTACAGGTTTCACATCCTGGTGACCACACGGGATTTTGTAGAAGGAGTTCTGGTGCGGTCGATCATCCCGAGAAACAACCCTCCTTTAGTCCTCCACGACCGAGTGCTCAGCATCATACAG GCGTGGGCCGATGCATTCCGCAGCTCACCTGACCTGACGGGTGTGGTGTCCGTGTATGAAGACCTGCGGAGGAAAGGACTGGAGTTCCCCATGACAGAACTGGACGGTTACACACCGGTCCAAGCCCAAAAGCCA GTTAAAACCCTGAAAGCAGAGCTGGGAGTGGTTCGAACCAACCTGACCATGATGTCAGACATGATGAGTCAGCTGGATCCGGTTACAGTAAAACAAGCAGACATGGAGCTGCTGGAg TTATACGCAGTTTGTAAGGAAATGCAGGAGAGGATAGTGAAGATCGTCCCCAGACTCAGCGAGGAGAAGCTGATTGAAGAGCTGCTGGCGACTAACGATGAGATGAACACCACCTTTACCCGCTACCAAAG GTTTGAGAAAAGAATAACAAACGGTCAAGACACAGCACAGAAG aGCCACAACTACGTCAACCTGTTAGATGAGGATTTGACAGGCGAGTCCGGTGTTGCATCGATGTCCAACAACAGCTCGCTCAGCCACTCGAAATCGGACAGTTTGTCCAGTCAGATGGCGAGACTTT GTACAAGTGAATCCGATGACACTTTATCTCAGAAGATGAACATACCAACCCAACAACGACTAAG CGAGCAGAGTGAAGCGGCAGTGGACGGCCTGGCTCAGGCTCAGAACATCAGACTACAAAACCCTGGAAAG GATGGCAGCCCAGCCTCCACCTGCAGCTCCTCACCAAAGTTAGATTGGATGATTAAAAGGGGAatg ATTCCTATCAACCAGTCCAACGTTATGGATGATATTGAGCAATGGCTCGAGCTGGACGATGAG TTTGACGACTTTGAAGATTCAGACGGTGTGACCAGTGAAG agtTCGACAAGTTCTTGGCAGGAAGAGCCAAAGCAGCTGAACGCCTGCCGTCGCTGAGCGCCGCCTCGCAGGAAAACGACCACTCCGAGTCTTAA
- the tom1 gene encoding target of Myb protein 1 isoform X1 — MDFLLGNPFSTPVGQRIESATGSSLPSDDWALNMEICDLINSAEEGPRDAIRALKKRIVGNKNFKEVMLALTVLETCVKNCGYRFHILVTTRDFVEGVLVRSIIPRNNPPLVLHDRVLSIIQAWADAFRSSPDLTGVVSVYEDLRRKGLEFPMTELDGYTPVQAQKPTVSANGPVVTTLPAGLLSSKPPIISPATSELKLALEGSHAFTPSQVKTLKAELGVVRTNLTMMSDMMSQLDPVTVKQADMELLEQLYAVCKEMQERIVKIVPRLSEEKLIEELLATNDEMNTTFTRYQRFEKRITNGQDTAQKSHNYVNLLDEDLTGESGVASMSNNSSLSHSKSDSLSSQMARLCTSESDDTLSQKMNIPTQQRLSEQSEAAVDGLAQAQNIRLQNPGKDGSPASTCSSSPKLDWMIKRGMIPINQSNVMDDIEQWLELDDEFDDFEDSDGVTSEEFDKFLAGRAKAAERLPSLSAASQENDHSES; from the exons ATGGACTTCTTACTGGGGAATCCGTTCAGCACGCCGGTGGGACAGCGCATCG AGAGTGCGACCGGCTCCAGCCTGCCGTCAGATGACTGGGCCCTCAACATGGAAATCTGTGACTTGATCAACAGCGCAGaggaagg GCCCAGAGACGCCATCAGAGCCTTAAAGAAAAGGATTGTGGGAAACAAGAACTTCAAGGAGGTCATGCTGGCGCTCACT GTTCTCGAGACCTGTGTGAAAAACTGCGGCTACAGGTTTCACATCCTGGTGACCACACGGGATTTTGTAGAAGGAGTTCTGGTGCGGTCGATCATCCCGAGAAACAACCCTCCTTTAGTCCTCCACGACCGAGTGCTCAGCATCATACAG GCGTGGGCCGATGCATTCCGCAGCTCACCTGACCTGACGGGTGTGGTGTCCGTGTATGAAGACCTGCGGAGGAAAGGACTGGAGTTCCCCATGACAGAACTGGACGGTTACACACCGGTCCAAGCCCAAAAGCCA ACTGTGTCTGCAAACGGGCCTGTTGTAACTACTCTACCTGCTGGGCTCCTGTCCTCCAAACCTCCAATCATCTCACCAGCAACTTCTGAGCTCAAACTGGCCTTAGAGGGATCCCATGCCTTCACTCCCAGCCAG GTTAAAACCCTGAAAGCAGAGCTGGGAGTGGTTCGAACCAACCTGACCATGATGTCAGACATGATGAGTCAGCTGGATCCGGTTACAGTAAAACAAGCAGACATGGAGCTGCTGGAg CAGTTATACGCAGTTTGTAAGGAAATGCAGGAGAGGATAGTGAAGATCGTCCCCAGACTCAGCGAGGAGAAGCTGATTGAAGAGCTGCTGGCGACTAACGATGAGATGAACACCACCTTTACCCGCTACCAAAG GTTTGAGAAAAGAATAACAAACGGTCAAGACACAGCACAGAAG aGCCACAACTACGTCAACCTGTTAGATGAGGATTTGACAGGCGAGTCCGGTGTTGCATCGATGTCCAACAACAGCTCGCTCAGCCACTCGAAATCGGACAGTTTGTCCAGTCAGATGGCGAGACTTT GTACAAGTGAATCCGATGACACTTTATCTCAGAAGATGAACATACCAACCCAACAACGACTAAG CGAGCAGAGTGAAGCGGCAGTGGACGGCCTGGCTCAGGCTCAGAACATCAGACTACAAAACCCTGGAAAG GATGGCAGCCCAGCCTCCACCTGCAGCTCCTCACCAAAGTTAGATTGGATGATTAAAAGGGGAatg ATTCCTATCAACCAGTCCAACGTTATGGATGATATTGAGCAATGGCTCGAGCTGGACGATGAG TTTGACGACTTTGAAGATTCAGACGGTGTGACCAGTGAAG agtTCGACAAGTTCTTGGCAGGAAGAGCCAAAGCAGCTGAACGCCTGCCGTCGCTGAGCGCCGCCTCGCAGGAAAACGACCACTCCGAGTCTTAA